The DNA sequence CGGGGCCCGGGTCGAGCTGGAGAAGGTGCTGGAGATGGGTGGCGTGGTGACCGCCGTGGAGTCCGGCTACCTCAAGAGCGCGCTTGTCGCCTCGCTGGCCGACCGGCGTCGGCGGATGGAGGCCGGCACCGACGTGGTGATCGGTGTCAACCGCTTCACCGAGACCGAGCCGTCCCCGCTGACCGCGGCCGGCGCCGAGGCGATCGAGCAGGTGGACCCGGCGGTCGAGGCGGCTGCCACGGCCGGCGTACGCGAATGGCGGGCCGGCCGGGACGCGGCGGCCGTCGACGCCGCGCTGGCGCGCCTGCGCGCGGACGCCGCGAACACCGCGAACCTGATGCCGGCGACGCTGGCCTGCGTGGCCGCCGGGGTGACCACGGGGGAGTGGGCCGGGGCGCTGCGCCAGGTGTTCGGCGAGTACCGGGCGCCGACCGGGCTGGCCGGCGCGGCCGGCGCGGGCGGCGACGCGAACCTCGCGGCGGTCCGGGAACGGGTCGCCGCGACCGCGCGCGAGCTGGGCACCGGCCGGCTGCGGCTGCTGGTCGGCAAGCCGGGGCTGGACGGGCACTCCAACGGCGCCGAGCAGATCGCGGTACGCGCCCGCGACGCCGGCTTCGAGGTGGTCTACCAGGGCATCCGGTTGACCGCCGGGCAGATCGTGGCCGCCGCGGTGGAGGAGGACGTCGACCTGGTCGGGCTCTCCGTGCTCTCCGGCTCGCACCTGGCCGCCGTGCCGGCGGTGCTGGACGGGCTGCGCGCGGCCGGCCGGGGCGACCTGCCGGTGGTGGTGGGCGGCATCATCCCGCCCGCCGACGCCGAGGCGCTGCGGGCCGCCGGCGTGGCCCGGGTGTTCACGCCGAAGGACTTCGCGCTCACCGGCATCATCGACGAACTGGTCACCGTCATCCGGGAGAGCGTGCAAGGCGGGGAATCCCACCCGGCGTAGGGGTAAAGCCCTAAAGTGGGGCAAGACACCCACGGAAGGGCGGAAAGATGACCGCGTCGATGGAGATGCCCCGGGTCCAGGAGTGCGCCGTCCGGTCCTGCGCCTACAACCACACGAACGACTGCCACGCGTTCGCCATCACGATCGGCAGCAGCGACCACGCACACTGCCACACCTACGTGGACATGCCGGTGCGCGGCGGCATCGAGCAGCTCACCGCGCAGGTCGGCGCCTGCTCACGCGCCGACTGCCAGCACAACTCCGACCTGGAGTGCCGCGCCCCCGCCATCACCGTCGGACCGGACAACGACCTGGCCGACTGCATGACCTACCGCAGCCGCTGAGCCACGGCGCGGTCAGACGCGGAAGCCGGCGGCCCGAGCCGCCGCGCGTTCCCGTCGGCGGCCCCGGCGGCGGCGTACCAGCCAGACCGCGAAGGCGACCAGGCCGACCGCGAACACCAGCACCAGCACCGGCAGCAGGATCGCCACCACCGACATGAGCACGCTCGTCGCGTCCTCGGCGGTGCTGGCCACCGGTGCGCCGAAGCCGGCAGTGGTGGCGTTGACGACCGGCCGGGCGGCGGCCTTGAGCAGGTGCACGCCGAGCGCGATGAACACGCCGACCACCACCGGCACCCACTGGTGGGTGGAGAAGAACGTGTCCGGGTCGCTGACCGTGACCGTCTCCGACCCGGACCCGGCGCCGAACGCCAGACCACCGGCGGTCGGCCGGACCACCGTCTGCACCATGTCGTTGACGTGGTCGACCACCGGCACCTTGTCGGCCACCATCTCCACCGCCAGCAGGACGGCGAGGATCAGCAGCACCCAGCCGTTGCCGAGCCACTGCCAGCCGCTCGGCAGCTCGATCAGGTCGGTGTAGCGGGCCAGCAGGCCCATCAGCATCAGCGGGATGTAGGCGTTCAGGCCCGCCGAGGCGGCCAGACCGGAACCGGTGAGGACTTCGAGCACAATCTCAATATGGCACCGGTGCGCCAGTGGCGCTCGTCGGAGCCGACCGGGGGCTCGGCTACCCTCGTCGGGTGCGGTTGGTCATTGCGAAGTGCTCAGTGGACTATGTCGGACGGCTCTCGGCGCACCTGCCGCCGGCCACCCGGCTGCTCATGGTCAAGGCGGACGGCTCGGTGTCGATCCACGCGGACGACCGGGCCTACAAGCCGTTGAACTGGATGAGCCCGCCGTGCCGGCTGGAGGAGGCGCCCGGCGTCTGGCGGGTGGTCAACAAGGCCGGCGAGGAGCTGCGCATCACACTGGAGGAGATCTTCCAGGACACCTCGTACGAGCTGGGCATCGACCCCGGGCTGCGCAAGGACGGCGTGGAGGCGCACCTCCAGGAGCTGCTCGCCGCCAACCCGGGCACGCTCGGCGAGGGCTTCACGCTGGTCCGGCGGGAGTACATGACCGCGATCGGCCCGGTCGACCTGCTCTGCCGGGACGCCAACGCCGGCGCGGTCGCGGTCGAGGTGAAGCGGCGCGGCGAGATCGACGGGGTGGAGCAGCTCACCCGCTACCTGGAGCTGATGAACCGCGACCCGCTGCTCGCGCCGGTCACCGGCGTGTTCGCCGCGCAGGAGATCAAGCCACAGGCCCGGGTGCTCGCCACCGACCGCGGCATCCGCTGCGTCGTGGTCGACTACGACAGGCTGCGCGGCGTCGAGCGCGACGAGCTGACGCTCTTCTGAGCCGACCGGCGCCTCAGCGGCCCCGGCCGTACATCAGCTTGGCGACCTTGACCAGGCGGGCGACGTCCGCCGGGGTGCGCTCGAACGTCATGGCCGGCAGCAGCGAGCGGGCCCGGCGGCGGGTGACCGCCTTGGGGCGGCCGAACTCGCGCAGGCCGTCCTCGCCGTGGATCCGGCCGAAACCGGACTCGCCGGTGCCGCCGAACGGCAGCGTCGACATGCCGGCGAAGGTCAGCGCCGAGTTGACCGAGGCCATCCCGGAGCGCAGCCGCCGCGCCACGGCCACCGCCC is a window from the Micromonospora sp. DSM 45708 genome containing:
- the nucS gene encoding endonuclease NucS, whose product is MRLVIAKCSVDYVGRLSAHLPPATRLLMVKADGSVSIHADDRAYKPLNWMSPPCRLEEAPGVWRVVNKAGEELRITLEEIFQDTSYELGIDPGLRKDGVEAHLQELLAANPGTLGEGFTLVRREYMTAIGPVDLLCRDANAGAVAVEVKRRGEIDGVEQLTRYLELMNRDPLLAPVTGVFAAQEIKPQARVLATDRGIRCVVVDYDRLRGVERDELTLF
- a CDS encoding DUF1540 domain-containing protein — translated: MTASMEMPRVQECAVRSCAYNHTNDCHAFAITIGSSDHAHCHTYVDMPVRGGIEQLTAQVGACSRADCQHNSDLECRAPAITVGPDNDLADCMTYRSR
- a CDS encoding DUF4126 domain-containing protein, producing MLEVLTGSGLAASAGLNAYIPLMLMGLLARYTDLIELPSGWQWLGNGWVLLILAVLLAVEMVADKVPVVDHVNDMVQTVVRPTAGGLAFGAGSGSETVTVSDPDTFFSTHQWVPVVVGVFIALGVHLLKAAARPVVNATTAGFGAPVASTAEDATSVLMSVVAILLPVLVLVFAVGLVAFAVWLVRRRRGRRRERAAARAAGFRV